Proteins encoded together in one Mus musculus strain C57BL/6J chromosome 16, GRCm38.p6 C57BL/6J window:
- the 2310034C09Rik gene encoding RIKEN cDNA 2310034C09, translating to MAYSCCSGNFSSRSLRSCLPSSGSCRGSSYPSNLVYTTTSCSPSTCQLSSTLNPGFQETCIEPIRCQETCIEPIRCQETCTEPIRCQESCIEPIRCQETCIEPISCQRSCVVPSSCQKPCYYPRSSTPYRPCQGTYAGSLGFGSRSCSSLAYGSRSCYSVGYGNSGFRPLNCGVYGFPSLSYGSRYCSPIYFASRSCQPCYRPTWGSGLCGISC from the coding sequence ATGGCCTACAGCTGCTGCTCTGGAAACTTCTCCTCCCGCTCCCTTAGGAGCTGCCTGCCCTCCTCAGGATCCTGCCGTGGCTCTTCCTACCCCAGCAACCTGGTCTACACCACTACCTCCTGTTCTCCCAGCACCTGCCAGCTGAGCTCCACTCTGAACCCTGGCTTCCAGGAGACCTGCATTGAGCCCATCCGCTGTCAGGAGACCTGCATTGAGCCCATCCGATGCCAGGAGACCTGCACTGAGCCCATCCGCTGCCAGGAGAGCTGCATTGAGCCCATCCGCTGCCAGGAGACCTGCATTGAGCCCATTAGCTGCCAGAGGTCCTGTGTggtgcccagttcctgccagaaGCCCTGCTACTATCCCAGGAGCTCCACACCCTACCGTCCCTGCCAGGGGACATATGCTGGCTCTCTGGGCTTTGGGTCCAGAAGCTGCAGCTCCCTGGCCTATGGATCTAGAAGCTGCTACTCAGTGGGGTATGGAAATAGTGGCTTCAGACCCCTCAATTGTGGAGTCTATGGCTTCCCTTCCTTGAGTTATGGGTCCAGATATTGCTCTCCAATCTATTTTGCTTCTCGATCCTGCCAACCTTGTTATAGACCAACCTGGGGATCAGGCCTCTGCGGCATCAGCTGTTAA